From Micromonas commoda chromosome 15, complete sequence, one genomic window encodes:
- a CDS encoding predicted protein, translating to MDVIFGFVGDKFAVVVSDTMAVQQIIINKDDEDKTLELDSHKLMAMSGPKGDCVYFGEYIQANMKLYELRNGMKLSTHAASS from the coding sequence atggacgtcaTCTTCGGCTTCGTGGGCGATAAGTTCGCCGTGGTCGTCAGCGACACCATGGCGGTCCAGCAGATCATCATCAACaaagacgacgaggacaagACGCTGGAGCTCGACTCGCACAAGCTCATGGCCATGTCGGGACCCAAGGGCGACTGCGTCTACTTCGGCGAGTACATCCAGGCCAACATGAAGCTCTACGAGCTGCGCAACGGCATGAAGCTCtccacgcacgccgcgagctcgt
- a CDS encoding predicted protein, which produces MAPTIASRVERRWRSSPGVVKAFIEQRDVRAVDNAAAARAPVGASAFEGNVVGTRRERLDDEDVEILARRATEVVPDISALVSVTTVVKVKECVRRWRARVRSSLPTPERKTVTRMARTREDDATVTLCEETVARAMKDPAAVRCPHLLAADDDTGGFWRSDDDGARFVKPRSVRTVRVNAPGTPFLAKHVQCDRCHAAMQALAVRSVAVCPACDASVPRHVMARYAHDWDGDPSKLTQLCLFCDKLNQRVAREAEERFRPGDRARAASRACIEPSCGYLAVDDVPFIETILHRNVASRWDPITNENVSVEKERRTRVGVYTVRKSSKPDEGVSDSPLINDVVAHEWEFTRQGYAHGLRGDAPETERGFLAIGDPPPIVDETFPRIGQTRLTPNLMKKTYAGRRKEVRPPRIVVQ; this is translated from the coding sequence atGGCGCCGACGATAGCGTCCCGGGTCGagcggcgatggcgctccAGCCCGGGGGTTGTCAAAGCGTTCatcgagcagcgcgacgtccgAGCGGTCGacaacgcggcggccgcgcgggcgcccgtcggcgcctccgcATTCGAGGGAAATGTCGTGGGAACTCGGCGCGAgaggctcgacgacgaggacgtcgagatACTGGCGCGCAGAGCGACGGAGGTCGTCCCGGACATCTCCGCGCTCGTGAGCGTCACGACGGTGGTCAAAGTCAAGGAGTGCGtccggcgatggcgcgccaGGGTTCGGTCCTCGCTTCCCACCCCGGAGCGCAAGACGGTCACGCGCATGGCCcgaacgcgcgaggacgacgccacgGTGACGCTGTGCGAAGagacggtggcgcgcgcgatgaaggatcccgccgcggtgcgatGCCCGCacctgctcgccgccgacgacgacaccggcgGGTTCTGGcgttccgacgacgacggcgcgcggttCGTCAAGCCGCGCTCGGTACGAACCGTCCGCGTCAACGCCCCGGGCACGCCATTCCTCGCCAAGCACGTCCAGTGCGACAGGTGCCACGCGGCGATGCAGGCGCTGGCGGTGCGAAGCGTCGCGGTGTGtcccgcgtgcgacgcgtcggtcCCGCGCCACGTCATGGCGAGGTACGCGCACGACTGGGACGGAGACCCGTCGAAATTAACACAGCTGTGCCTCTTTTGCGACAAGCTCAACCAGCGAGTCGCGCGGGAAGCGGAGGAACGGTTCCGtcccggcgatcgcgcccgcgccgcgtccagggcgTGCATCGAACCGTCGTGCGGGTAcctcgccgtggacgacgtccCGTTCATCGAGACGATCCTGCACAGGAACGTCGCGAGTCGGTGGGATCCGATCACAAACGAAAACGTATCCGTCGAAAAGGAGAGGCGCACTCGCGTGGGCGTCTACACCGTGCGTAAATCATCCAAGCCGGACGAAGGCGTGAGCGATTCCCCGTTAATtaacgacgtcgtcgcgcacgagtgGGAGTTTACGCGGCAGGGGTACGCGCACGGTTtgaggggcgacgcgccggagaCCGAACGCGGCTTCCTCGCCATCGGCGATCCGCCTCCGATCGTCGACGAAACGTTTCCCCGAATCGGCCAAACGCGCCTGACGCCCAACCTGATGAAAAAGACGTACGCGGGGCGCAGGAAAGAGGTTCGGCCGCCCCGAATCGTGGTGCAATAG
- a CDS encoding predicted protein: MTTASLSQCRRLAHHARWRTPDPRSYRRGASSRRSLNRVVVVAADGRFRDEAERRAAIDRLSPPSTSRSTDDGGDARDDDARDPAKAPRVPPPKITRDADRTRPRRFKDALDADRRRKGGAVGRTARMPANDEDPPADVDREALARELRERRRERRVAAVESEAADRLASIVQIVRAELGDPRVLISSSMDGEARNKRFAALYERLEGVGTVEIAFALVKYYWTYWDEAEAGETSEKAAFAAELGDSKSTSEEENDTSTSSSENKENEDDEEDRSTYDEAVDEKTRRALLRAAQLRATQRGDEVRTSSSYYSGDEDFGDEKSAPGDGNKGADDDEYGLMDAVADMVRSYFSVDVVKDEDGNEEMVVMTSPEFLGFLIVAVIVSSRLGRYLVDTYLATPVDPLLR, translated from the coding sequence atgacgacggcgtcgctaTCCCAgtgccgccgcctcgcgcaccACGCGCGCTGGCGAACCCCGGATCCGCGTTCGTACCGTCGCGGAGCCTCCTCCCGTCGCAGCCTtaatcgcgtcgtcgtcgtcgccgcggacgggaggttccgcgacgaggccgagcgacgcgcggcgatcgaccgcctgtccccgccgtccacgtcccgaagcaccgacgacggcggggacgcgcgcgacgacgacgcccgcgaccccgcgaaggcgccgcgcgtcccgccgccgaagatcacgcgcgacgcggacagGACCCGCCCGAGGCGCTTCAAGgatgcgctcgacgccgaccgcAGGCGCAAGGGGGGCGCCGTCGGAAGGACCGCGCGGAtgcccgcgaacgacgaggatccgcccgccgacgtcgaccgcgaggcgctcgcgcgggagctccgcgagcgtcgacgcgagcgacgcgtcgcggcggtagAGTCGGAAGCCGCCGATAGACTCGCGTCCATCGTTCAgatcgttcgcgccgagctcggagaCCCGCGCGTTCTCATCTCGAGCTCGAtggacggcgaggcgcggaacaagcgcttcgcggcgctgtACGAGCGCCTCGAAGGCGTCGGGACGGTGGagatcgcgttcgcgctgGTCAAGTACTACTGGACGTAttgggacgaggcggaggcgggggaaacctcggagaaggcggcgttcgcggcggaaTTGGGGGATTCGAAATCgacgtcggaggaggagaacgatacatcgacatcgtcgtcggagaaTAAGGAGAATGAGGATGATGAGGAGGATAGGTCGACGTACGACGAAGCCGTGGACGAAAAGACCCGGCGCGCGTTGCTTCGTGCGGCGCAGCTCCGCGCGACGCAGAGGGGCGACGAGGTAcgaacgagctcgtcgtactactcgggcgacgaggacttCGGGGatgaaaagtcggcacccggggacggcaATAAAggggccgacgacgacgagtacgggctgatggacgccgtcgccgacatGGTACGATCGTACTTCTCCGTCGACGTGgtcaaggacgaggacgggaaCGAGGAGATGGTGGTGATGACGTCGCCCGAGTTTCTCGGCTTtctcatcgtcgccgtcatcgtcTCGTCCAGACTGGGTCGATACCTCGTGGACACCTACCTGGCGACGCCCGTCGACCCGCTGTTGCGATGA
- a CDS encoding predicted protein — protein MASGGGGWQGMARNPPVALSALYFLNLRGDVILERQYRDDVDRNMATAFKTEIINGKDRGGNPVVNLGMCSFMYTREENVYVVAVTRANANAMLAFTFMHQLISLFKSYFNKFNEKVLKSNFVIIYELLDEVCDHGYPQITSPEVLKSFITQRADRAADDPTATYENQRKAKEVSMQVTGAVQWRSPNLTYKKNEVYLDIVESVSLLMSPKGVVLKASATGVIEMKTLLSGMPELTIGLNDKVGEEAQANAQATHGGNHKKSIDLADLQFHQCVNLSKFASEKTISFVPPDGKFDLMKYRVTEGISLPFKLMPLVKELGRTRIQVDVKVRSCFSDKQFATNVKIRIPVPKYTSGATCKLTGGTAKYKSAEEALVWKIKKFQGMTELTLSAEVELVSTTTERKPWHKPPISMDFHVPMFTASGLRVRFLKVWEKSGYQSTKWVRYLCNSGRDTKTGVYEVRCQ, from the exons ATGGCgagcggaggcggtggaTGGCAGGGGATGGCGCGTAatccgcccgtcgcgctgaGCGCCCTGTACTtcctcaacctccgcggcgacgttaTCTTGGAGCGCCAataccgcgacgacgtcga CCGCAACATGGCCACCGCTTTCAAGACGGAGATCATCAACGGCAAGGACCGAGGCGGAAACCCGGTGGTGAACCTCGGCATGTGCTCCTTCATGTACACCAGGGAGGAGAACGTGTACGTggtggcggtgacgcgcgccaACGCCAACGCCATGCTCGCCTTCACG TTCATGCATCAGCTCATCTCGCTCTTCAAGTCGTACTTTAACAAGTTCAACGAGAAGGTGCTCAAGTCCAACTTTGTCATTATctacgagctcctcgacgaggtctGCGACCACGGCTACCCGCAGATCACCTCCCCGGAGGTTCTGAAGTCTTTCATCACTCAACGAGcggatcgcgccgcggatgaccCAACCGCGACGTACGAAAACCAGcgcaaggcgaaggaggtgTCGATGCAAGTCACCGGAGCCGTGCAGTGGCGCTCGCCGAACCTGACGTACAAGAAGAACGAGGTGTACCTCGACATCGTCGAGTCCGTGTCGCTGCTCATGTCGCCGAAAGGGGTGGTGCTCAAGGCGTCCGCCACCGGGGTCATCGAGATGAAGACGCTCCTCTCGGGCATGCCCGAGCTCACCATCGGCCTGAACGATAAGGTTGGCGAGGAGGCTCAGGCCAACGCGCAGGCGACGCACGGGGGTAACCACAAGAAGAgcatcgacctcgccgaTCTGCAGTTCCATCAGTGCGTCAACCTGTCGAAGTTCGCGAGCGAGAAGACGATATCGTTCGTGCCCCCCGACGGCAAGTTCGACCTGATGAAGTACCGCGTCACCGAGGGCATCTCCCTGCCGTTCAAGCTCATGCCGCTGGTGAAGGAGCTGGGGCGGACTCGCATCCAGGTTGACGTCAAGGTGCGGTCGTGCTTCAGCGATAAGCAGTTCGCGACGAACGTGAAGATTCGCATACCCGTGCCCAAGTacacgagcggcgcgacgtgcAAGCTGACGGGCGGGACGGCCAAGTACaagtccgcggaggaggcgctggtgTGGAAGATCAAGAAGTTTCAGGGAATGACGGAGCTGACGCTGAGCGCCGAGGTTGAGCTGGTGagcacgacgacggagcgAAAACCGTGGCACAAGCCGCCGATATCGATGGACTTTCACGTGCCGATGTTCACGGCGAGCGGGCTGCGGGTGAGGTTCCTGAAGGTTTGGGAGAAGAGCGGGTACCAGAGCACGAAGTGGGTGCGGTACCTGTGCAACAGCGGGCGCGATACCAAGACGGGAGTCTACGAAGTTCGGTGTCAGTAA
- a CDS encoding predicted protein yields the protein MDGAHANAHDDDSGDVDTGFWTAADRENMKKPILVPAKLVAPTQRGFYARAPKLGKKAEAELQRAKDAFDQYLANAEYSRPLVELLKPHIRPRYEAVVGDSEGFSLYVTSTPSQRELKTLPKSERTSHHLIYDYCINMSAFHPLIDFHLTTDAGKLFTAYVSMWPGCFALRRDKAATRKLTEAERAARRLPAKVTPTDVVVSQEAYIAYRSGNVVEPTPHQIAYMERRKIEEGSDAVLSAYPFSLHNDEVALMNVRMRAANAKKRLREEVEAELDWRSNEEI from the coding sequence ATGGACGGCGCTCACGCGAACGCGCACGACGATGATTCTGGCGACGTGGATACCGGCTTttggaccgccgcggaccgtgAGAACATGAAGAAACCCATCCTCGTTCCCGCAAAGCTCGTGGCACCGACCCAACGGGGTTTTTACGCTCGAGCGCCCAAGCTCGGTAAAAAGGCTGAAGCGGAACTGCAGAGAGCCAAAGATGCGTTCGACCAGTACCTCGCAAACGCTGAGTACTCGCGCCCCCTCGTTGAGCTGCTTAAGCCGCACATCCGACCTCGCTACGAGGCTGTCGTAGGGGACAGTGAAGGGTTCAGCCTTTACGTAACTTCAACTCCCAGTCAAAGAGAACTCAAAACCTTGCCCAAGTCTGAGCGAACCTCTCACCATCTGATATATGACTATTGCATAAACATGAGCGCGTTTCATCCGCTGATTGACTTCCACCTTACCACCGACGCGGGGAAGCTGTTTACTGCGTATGTGAGCATGTGGCCGGGCTGCTTTGCCTTGCGACGCGACAAGGCCGCCACGAGAAAACTCACCGAAGCCGAGAGGgctgctcgccgcctcccggcCAAGGTCACTCccaccgacgtcgtcgtctcccaGGAAGCATACATCGCATATCGATCCGGCAATGTCGTTGAGCCAACTCCGCATCAGATAGCGTACATGGAAAGGAGAAAGATCGAAGAGGGCAGTGATGCCGTGCTTTCCGCGTACCCGTTCTCTCTTCACAATGATGAGGTTGCGTTAATGAATGTGAGGATGCGTGCCGCTAACGCAAAAAAGAGGCTGCGGGAAGAGGTAGAGGCTGAGCTCGATTGGCGATCCAATGAAGAGATTTGA
- a CDS encoding predicted protein, producing MDVIFGFVGDKFAVVVSDTMAVQQIIINKDDEDKTLELDSHKLMAMSGPKGDCVYFGEYIQANMKLYELRNGMKLSTHAASSYTRNQLAESLRKGPYQVNLLLAGYDADVDEASLYFMDYLASCQKVNSGGHGYGGMFCLSLFDKHWKPRMTREEAGDLVDKCIAEVRTRLVTAPTKYHVKIVDKDGTHTTLYDCVEKAAQKARDEGK from the coding sequence atggacgtcaTCTTCGGCTTCGTGGGCGATAAGTTCGCCGTGGTCGTCAGCGACACCATGGCGGTCCAGCAGATCATCATCAACaaagacgacgaggacaagACGCTGGAGCTCGACTCGCACAAGCTCATGGCCATGTCGGGACCCAAGGGCGACTGCGTCTACTTCGGCGAGTACATCCAGGCCAACATGAAGCTCTACGAGCTGCGCAACGGCATGAAGCTCtccacgcacgccgcgagctcgtacACCAGGAACCAACTCGCCGAATCCCTGCGCAAGGGACCGTACCAGGTGAACTTACTGCTCGCGGggtacgacgccgacgtcgatgaGGCCAGCCTGTATTTCATGGATTACCTCGCGAGCTGCCAGAAGGTGAACAGCGGCGGGCACGGGTACGGCGGCATGTTCTGCCTCTCGCTGTTCGACAAGCACTGGAAACCCCGGATGACacgcgaggaggcgggcgACTTGGTGGACAAGTGCATCGCGGAGGTGCGCACGCGGCTGGTCACGGCGCCGACCAAGTACCACGTCAAGATCGTCGACAAGGACGGGACGCACACGACGCTGTACGACTgcgtggagaaggcggcgcagAAGGCGCGGGACGAGGGTAAGTGA
- a CDS encoding predicted protein: KAILAGSRNSAALASSGALYTWGWNSHDTLGHDVDDEWIPRPRAVAALDPSDVACASLGGWHVCAADNDGRLFAWGGNEYGQAGVDTGTAGQGVHVSLHLSVPELVPFPAPDGLNANRLQITQVACGGMCSFAVVGRTGEVYTWGQTVGSEKEPARSPVRVPGIKGVTTLAAGMFHALALQEDGRVFSWGNGDYGQLGLGRPGNEDTPTEVEALSRAGVRSVAAGGWHSAAVTAGGVCYVWGRGEYGRLGLGDGDCADKQRPVELTLGSWGGDNREGGGRGGSVPRIVEAALGGTHSCLLDESGRVYSFGRNSLGRLGRAVSGKWSGDPAPVHFPPAPGGGAWRVTSVCAGGRHTMATARVRSKERLDAEEAAASASGGSRPRSPLLSQSPSRRTSISAQQ, translated from the exons AAggccatcctcgccgggtcgcgcaacagcgcggcgctcgcctcctccggcgcgctGTACACCTGGGGTTGGAACTCGCACGATACCCTCGgtcacgacgtcgacgacgagtggatcccgcgcccgagggcggtcgcggcg CTGGACCCGTCCGACGTGGCGtgcgcctccctcggcggATGGCACGTCTGCGCCGCGGACAACGACGGCCGACTCTTCGCCTGGGGCGGCAACGAGTACGGCCAAGCCGGCGTCGACACCGGCACCGCGGGCCAAGGCGTTCACGTGTCGCTCCACCTGTCAGTTCCCGAACTCGTGCCCTTTCCAGCGCCCGACGGCCTCAACGCGAACAGACTGCAGATCACCCAGGTGGCGTGCGGGGGGATGTGCTCGTTCGCGGTGGTGGGAAGGACCGGGGAGGTGTACACGTGGGGACAGACGGTCGGTTCGGAGAAGGAacccgcgaggtcgccggtgCGAGTGCCGGGAATCAAGGGCGTGACCACCTTAGCCGCGGGGATGTTtcacgcgctggcgctccAGGAGGACGGCCGCGTGTTTTCCTGGGGCAACGGCGACTACGGCCAACTGGGCCTGGGCAGGCCGGGTAACGAGGACACGCCGACGGAGGTTGAGGCGCTgtcccgcgcgggcgtcaggtcagtcgcggcgggcggttGGCACAGCGCCGCTGTCACCGCGGGTGGGGTGTGTTACGTGTGGGGACGGGGCGAGTACGGGCGGCTGGGtctgggcgacggcgactgcGCGGACAAGCAGCGGCCGGTGGAGCTGACGCTGGGGTCTTGGGGGGGCGACAatcgcgaaggaggcgggcgcgggggatccGTTCCGAGGATCGTCGaagcggcgctcggcgggacGCACTCGTGTCTCCTCGACGAATCCGGCCGGGTGTACTCGTTCGGGAGGAACTCGCTCGGGCGGCTCGGTCGGGCGGTAAGCGGGAAGTGGAGCGGCGATCCCGCGCCGGTGCActtcccgcccgcgccggggggcggggcgtgGCGCGTGACGTCCGTGTGCGCGGGCGGCCGGCacacgatggcgacggcgagggtgagGAGCAAGGAACGGTtagacgcggaggaggcggcggcgagcgcgtcgggggggtcgaggccgaggtcgccgctgCTCTCGcagtcgccgtcgaggcgcacgTCCATCAGCGCGCAGCAGTGA
- a CDS encoding predicted protein, translating to MAEAKRFAMVCAANMNRSMEAHKVALNAGLDVKSYGAGNRVKLPGASRDNPNVFEFGSVTYKDIYDKLMAEDEKLYTRNGLKDMLERNMTIKPAPQRWQDSEVDVDVVVCFEERVFDNVVSDLKGRVGGSGEPLLVINLDVIDSHEEALNAGPHALKLCEMIDASDDWECECDEIMDSSRGNP from the coding sequence ATggccgaggcgaagcggTTCGCGATGGTGTGCGCGGCGAACATGAACCGCAGCATGGAGGCGCACAAGGTGGCCCTCAACGCCGGTTTGGACGTCAAGTCCTACGGCGCGGGGAACAGGGTCAAGctcccgggcgcgagccgcgataACCCCAACGTCTTCGAGTTCGGCAGCGTGACGTACAAGGACATCTACGACAAGCTCAtggccgaggacgagaagcTCTACACGCGAAACGGACTGAAGGACATGCTGGAGCGCAACATGACGATCAAACCCGCGCCGCAGCGGTGGCAGGACAgcgaggtcgacgtcgacgtcgtcgtgtgCTTCGAGGAGAGGGTGTTCGACAACGTGGTGTCCGACCTGAAGGGACGCGTGGGGGGTTCGGGGGAGCCGCTCCTGGTGATCAACCTGGACGTCATCGACTCgcacgaggaggcgctcaacGCGGGGCCGCACGCGCTCAAGCTGTGCGAGAtgatcgacgcgagcgacgattGGGAGTGCGAGTGCGACGAGATCATGGACAGCTCGCGAGGTAATCCATGA
- a CDS encoding predicted protein, translated as MDAGDEDGGDVGVTREDAAILMTLKHGTKRKRRRAGSTCEHGRQRHRCKECGGSQICEHGRRRSRCKECGGSEICEHGRQRSQCKECGGGGICEHGRQRTQCKECGGVSICEHGRRRTQCKECGGGSICEHRRRRSECKECGGSGICEHGRRRSTCKECGGSQICEHARQRRHCKECGGASICKHGRERSKCKECGGSQICEHGRRRSRCKECGGSGICEHGRRRDGCRECLAAKALTG; from the coding sequence ATGGACGCGGGGGatgaagacggcggcgatgtggGGGTAACGAGAGAGGACGCGGCAATCCTGATGACGCTGAAGCACGGGACGAAGCGgaagcgacgacgcgcgggctcaacatgcgagcacggtcgtcagcgccacaggtgcaaggagtgcggtggatctcaaatctgcgagcacggtcgtcgccgctctaggtgcaaggagtgcggtgggtctgaaatctgcgagcacggccgtcagcgctctcagtgcaaggagtgcggtggtggtggaatctgcgagcacggtcgtcagcgcacacagtgcaaggagtgcggtggggtctcaatctgcgagcacggtcgtcggcgcacacagtgcaaggagtgcggtgggggctcaatctgcgagcaccgtcgtcggcgctctgagtgcaaggagtgcggtgggtctggaatctgcgagcacggtcgtcgacgctctACATGCAAAGAatgcggcgggtctcaaatctgcgagcacgctcgtcagcgtCGTcattgcaaggagtgcggtggtgcatcaatctgcaagcacggtcgtgagcggtcaaagtgcaaggagtgcggtgggtctcaaatctgcgagcacggtcgtcggcgctctcggtgcaaggagtgcggcgggtctggaatctgcgagcacggtcgtcgacgcgacgggtgcAGAGAGTGTCTCGCGGCAAAGGCTCTAACGGGGTGA
- a CDS encoding predicted protein — protein MGIPETDLIEEMDLSSVECLNMATGKEWGNAVKPGYREDAGLLCQSDDDEQLIVTIPFKQLVNLTSLIIRGPADGTAPRTVKVFVNKPNLSFDNCGKKAAESLVLTAAQATGDEKIELDFTQFQNVRVVSIFVDDNQGGGDVTNVAKIVVNGHPVHTTNMSELKKC, from the exons ATGGGGATCCCCGAGACGGATCTCATCGAGGAGATGGACCTCTCGTCCGTCGAGTGCCTCAACATG GCGACGGGCAAGGAATGGGGCAACGCCGTCAAGCCCGGGTACAGAGAAGACGCCGGGCTGCTCTGCcagtccgacgacgacgagcagctGATCGTCACGATCCCCTTCAAGCAGCTCGTCAACCTCACGTCCCTCATCATCCGCGGCCCCGCGGACgggaccgcgccgaggacggtcAAGGTGTTCGTGAACAAGCCCAACCTCTCGTTCGACAACTGCGGTAAAAAAGCCGCCGAGTCGCTCgtcctcaccgcggcgcaggcgacgGGGGATGAGAAGATCGAGCTCGACTTTACCCAGTTTCAAAACGTAAGAGTCGTCAGCATCTTCGTCGACGACAACCAGGGCGGAGGGGACGTGACGAACGTCGCCAAGATCGTGGTCAACGGGCACCCGGTCCACACGACGAACATGAGCGAGCTCAAGAAGTGCTGA
- a CDS encoding predicted protein: MLGTRITSFAFGFACASGISMYKLKEEIWSSHKILADQCAATEARLSKLEMTMSKQ, encoded by the exons ATGTTGGGCACCCGGATCACGTCCTTCGCTTTCGGCTTCGCGTGCGCCAGCGGCATCTCCATGTacaagctcaaggaggagatCTGGAGCAGCCACAAGATACTCGCCGACCAG tgcgccgcgacggaggcccGGCTGTCCAAGCTGGAGATGACGATGTCTAAGCAGTGA
- a CDS encoding predicted protein, with protein MDPAAHLPSRPLEPLLRLEACALAGDGVDAPRRQDLPSLWQCLPQIVVVGGQSSGKSSVLEAIVGRDFLPRGAGICTRRPLILQLHCVDDAEKDTARFLHKPDEVFDDFRKVRAEIEAETDRLLGANTKSVSAEPIVLSVRSKDVPNLTLVDVPGLTKVPTADQPASIVRDIESMVKKFVTPPDVIVVAVSPANADIATSDGVRIAREVDPGLVRTVGVLTKLDLMDRGTDASEVLAGRAVRLRLGWCAVVNRSQFDINANVDMATARANERSFFDEHRAKYSNVNCGTGVLTEMLTAILGDSIRRRVPRIRETIDGAAAALELELMTLGSPVPSDRGALMHEVLLSCGGFEKEFVKSLDGGRGGGETIRVIFEDKLVNSLRSLNLREFYGAEFVKSVVDATDGYQPHLVAPELGIRRLIELGLARLRDPTAQCVRAVDRVLRSMVERSVEDGVGAGLGTLGTAPSSASSGGGRGSSSSLDGTLDGTLDGTLDGGGGRDRLRRFPALRAAVASAAYSALDARRDESEKMVAALVDMEASYFDADFFRRFTREEHLRRYNNAASEPDESSPPTLDEASDGRPTKRSDETLDWDDRVGLIRASVYAYVDAVRTRIAKSVPKAAVHCQVVPARSGLLADFYANLGGKTQEELASLMAEDDGVGERREACKTRLGLLNRARAEIAAVVG; from the exons ATGGATCCCGCCGCACATctcccctcgcgcccgctcgAGCCCCTCCTCAGGCTC gaggcgtgcgcgctcgccggcgacggcgtcgacgcgccgcgccgccaggATCTCCCGTCCCTGTGGCAGTGCCTGCCccagatcgtcgtcgtcggcgggcaGTCCAGCGGCAAGTCCTCCGTCCTCGAGGCTATCGTCGGCCGAGACTTTCtcccgaggggcgcggggatatgcacgcgccgcccgctcaTCCTGCAGCTGCActgcgtcgacgacgcggagaaggacaCCGCGAGGTTCCTGCACAAGCCCGACGAG GTGTTCGACGACTTTCGCAAGGTCCGCGCGGAGATCGAAGCCGAAACCGACCGACTCCTCGGCGCAAACACCAAGTCCGTCAGCGCCGAGCCCATCGTCCTCTCCGTCCGAAGCAAAGACGTCCCAAACCTCACCTTGGTGGACGTCCCCGGACTGACCAAAGTTCCAACCGCCGATCAACCCGCGTCGATAGTGCGAGACATCGAGTCCATGGTGAAGAAATTCGTCACCCCGccggacgtcatcgtcgtcgccgtgtccCCGGCGAACGCCGACATCGCCACGTCCGACGGCGTGCGCAtcgcgagggaggtggaCCCGGGATTGGTTCGAACCGTTGGAGTGCTCACCAAGCTGGATCTCATGGATCGCGGCACCGACGCttcggaggtgctcgccggtCGAGCCGTGCGGCTGCGGCTCGGGTGGTGCGCGGTGGTCAACCGATCGCAGTTCGACATCAACGCCAACGTGGAcatggcgaccgcgcgagccaACGAGCGGTCGTTCTTCGACGAGCACCGCGCCAAGTATTCCAACGTCAACTGCGGCACGGGCGTGTTGACGGAGATGTTGACGGCAATTTTGGGCGACTcgatccggcggcgggtcccgaGGATACGAGAGACGATCGAcggtgccgcggcggcgctggagctcgAGCTCATGACCCTGGGCTCCCCCGTGCCGAGCGACAGAGGAGCGTTGATGCACGAGGTGCTGCTGTCGTGCGGCGGTTTCGAAAAGGAGTTCGTCAAatcgctcgacggcggccgcgggggcggcgagacTATCCGCGTCATCTTCGAGGATAAGCTCGTCAACTCGCTTCGTTCGCTGAACCTGCGCGAGTTTTACGGCGCCGAGTTCGTCAAgtccgtcgtggacgcgacggacgggtACCAGCcgcacctcgtcgcgccggagctGGGCATCAGGCGGCTGATCGAGCTCGGTTTGGCGAGGCTCCGCGACCCGACGGCGCAGTGCGTCAGAGCCGTGGACAGGGTGCTCCGTTCCATGGTGGAGCGCTCGGTGGAggacggcgtgggcgcgggttTGGGGACGTTAGGAACGGCGCCTTCGTCGGCTTCGTccggcggtgggcggggctcttcgtcgtctctcgacggcaccctcgacggcaccctcgacggcaccctcgacggcggcggcggccgcgataGGCTTCGGAGGTTCCCGGCGCTGcgagccgcggtggcgtcggcggcgtacaGCGCTCTcgacgcccgtcgcgacgagtcGGAAAAGATGGTCGCCGCACTCGTGGACATGGAGGCGTCCTACTTCGACGCCGACTTCTTCCGGAGGTTcacccgcgaggagcaccTTCGGAGGTATAAtaacgccgcgtccgagcccgacgaATCGAGTCCCCCGACTTTGGACGAAGCGTCCGACGGTCGTCCCACGAAACGGTCCGACGAAACGCTCGACTGGGACGACAGGGTCGGTCTCATTCGAGCGTCTGTGTACGcgtacgtcgacgccgtgcgaaCGAGAATCGCCAAATCCGTACCAAAAGCGGCGGTGCACTGCCAGGTGGTGCCCGCGAGGTCCGGGTTACTCGCCGACTTTTACGCCAACTTGGGGGGTAAGACCCAGGAGGAACTGGCGTCGCTgatggcggaggacgacggcgtgggcgAGCGGAGGGAGGCGTGCAAGACGCGGCTCGGTCTGTTGAATCGCGCCAGGgcggagatcgccgccgtcgtgggtTGA